Genomic DNA from Halobaculum sp. MBLA0147:
GACCTCCAGAACGGTTACGAGACCAACCTCGGCGACGACGGGGTCAGGCTCTCGGGCGGACAGCGACAGCGTGTCGCACTCGCACGGGCACTGCTGAAGGACACCGACCTGATCGTACTCGACGAGGCGACGAGCGACCTCGACACGGGGATCGAGCAGGAGGTTCAGTCGGCAATCGAGTCGATGGATCGAGACGCCGCCATACTCACCATTGCTCATCGGCTGTCGACCGTCAGGAACGCGGATTGCATCTACACGATGGAGGACGGGCAGATAACCGAATCGGGACCCCACGAGACGCTGATGTCGAGAGACGGGCCGTACGCCGAACTCTACACGACACAACACTGAACGGCCCACTGTCCGTGGATACCCACGTAGGACACCGAATTTGGAGACGAGCGTCGTGCTTCCTGCGGATCGACGAACACTCCGAGACGTACGCTCTCGGGAACAGACACTTCGAAGACGCGCGCCTCATCCTCCAGTCTTCGTCTGAATGCCACCAAACACGTATCAGCCACCTCGACACTAATCAGACTCTCGTCTCAGTGCGGTTCCACAACAGCGGATAAGCAGATACCACTCTCACTCTGCGGTTCTCTGGGTTACGCGAATTACTGTGGCCACGTTCCTTGCGATTGAGTCTTGTGACTCGACACGGTGACGATCGACATAGGTCAGAGCCGTAATGTGGTCCGGTTCACCGTGTGGTAAGATCTGGGACTCGAGGACACGGTCGGTGGGGTCGAATCGCCCTCCGGCCCCCTAGTCGGGGTACAGCGAACTCCAGTCGCGCTCTGAACGTGGTACAGTCGGTTCAGATATCCAGGTACGCACGTGACAGAACGAGCTCGATATTGAGCACTCGGATCGGCATATACACGTCTGGATAGGACGTGAAGACCGGCGAGTCGGCAGCCTCGAACACCTCCCGGTACAACTTCTCAATCGACCGGCTGTCGACTCCGAGTTCGTTGAGCAGGACCGACCTCGACGGGTCAACCAGTCGTTCGTTGCGCTTCAGAAGTGTCGACCGCTTCGACTCCGACCACGACCTGTCCGGAAGAGATCCGATAGACTCGTGGTACGGTTGATTGAGTGCGGACCGAGTCTCGTCGTATATTTCCTTCTTCGGGTGTCTCGCTCTGTCCATCCTGTTCTCGTTGGACAGGAAGTAGGACACGGACGGCCCCCAAGAGAACGGTGCCTCGACAGGACTACCCGTAGACGCCGGGAACTTCGACAGGTGGGCCAACGTGTTTTGCCCATTCATGATATACATCAGTCTCCTAATCGTCTCGTACGTGTTTGTCCCCGCATCAATCCGGAGGAACCGTTCGATTTCTTCCCGTATGAAATCGATATCGAACGACGAGTCAAGTTCCGTGATCGTCGCCTCGGACACTACGTCTGAGTTGAACCGCAGCTCCGAGCCGACGTAGTTCGGCCGCCCGGACGTCAGTAGTCCAGTGAAGATTCCAGCCTCGTCCGGGTCGGTGCTGTACTTCTCACTGTAGTGGTAGTTCCGCGGGTTGTACTTTTTTTCTGGGAAGTCGTCTCCGCGTACTCTCCGGCCGAGTCGGTACAGCCGCGGGGCGAGAAGCAGGTACAACCGACGGAACAACTCGTTCTCGGTGTAGTTGCGGGTGAACGGGAGGTTCACCCCGAAACGCGCGAGAGAGCCGAACATCTGGCTCACCGACTGCTCCGAGAGACTCTGATAGGTCCTCTGATTCCGCATCTTCAACATCGACAGGTTGTCGGCGTTCTGACCGTAGATGAACACCTCCTCCTCGTCCGCGTACGACTCCGAGACGTAGTACGTCGGGGAGTACGGCGGGACGATGTCCTGTGACATCAATTCCTCTATCCGCTCGGCTGATCCCTCGTCCAGCGGCCTCGGAGAGTCCACGACATCGTGATCGAACCCCAGCTGCTCGGCCATCCTCCGACCGGCCACGGGCGCAGGGTCGTATCCGGGGCCGAAGTCGAACGTCACCGCTCTGAACGAGATCTCCGATTCGTTCAGGAAGCATCCTAACGCCGTACTGTCGGCACCGCCCGAGAGACACAGTATCACCTCACGGTCTGCGAGCGCGTCGAGGAGCATCCCCTTCGCCTCCTCGAAGCTCTCGGGGGACCCCTCACCGGAGATGTACGTCTGCATCTCCCACCCGTGCCCATTCCCCGTCACCACGACGCCGGGCGGAATCCGGCTCACTTGCTCGAAGACGGTCGACAGTGGCGGTCGTTCCTCCAGATGTCTGGCGACGTACGACCGGTATCGGTTCAGGTCGACCGACAGTTCCGCCGGGGGAACCTTCGATACTGCCTCCGACAGCGTGTCGGTGATGTGTAGTTCCTCACCGCAGTCAACTAAGTGCCCACCCGAATATGCCGTCGACGTGACCACCGTGACTCGGTCACCGGACGCATCGATCAGGAGGTAGTTCCCACACGACTGGGTCCGCTCTGAGGCCAGAAAGTCCTCTCGAGAGTCGCGGTACCGGTCGATCAGCTGCTCTTCGGTCGCGTGATACGGTGTCCCGACGACAGCGTACTCGCCGTCGACCGTGCTGTTCTGTCGTCGCTCGCCTTCGTACGAGACACTTAGGTCGGCTTTGTCTATCATCGTTTTGTCCTGTGGCCGCGCTACTCCGCAGTGAGTCCTCGTTGGGAACCTGTACCGAGACACGAGTGTCGGGACGGTTGCACTGTAATCACTCCTCTCTCATCCCGTAGTAGAGCTTGTTGTCGTACGACTTGAAACTCTCTGCGAGGTTCTGTAACTGTGTGTCGTCTCGAATCTCGTCGTAGGATTCGATCGTCAGGAATCGGTCCTCCTCCGCTTCGGTGAGTCCCTGCGGGTGGAGACTCTCGAAGTGAACCGGTCGGTCGATGAAGAAGTTGTACGTGTACTTCAACGCTCGTAGACGAGCCGCCTCCGACAAGTCGAGTGTCGCCGGGTCCGTCGTGAGGAGGTCGAAGTACTCCTCTCTCGTACTCGCATCGTGTGTGAACCCCTTGCCGGTGTAGTGGGCGTCCCCGACTGCGATGACGGGGTTCCCCTTG
This window encodes:
- a CDS encoding asparagine synthase-related protein, with product MIDKADLSVSYEGERRQNSTVDGEYAVVGTPYHATEEQLIDRYRDSREDFLASERTQSCGNYLLIDASGDRVTVVTSTAYSGGHLVDCGEELHITDTLSEAVSKVPPAELSVDLNRYRSYVARHLEERPPLSTVFEQVSRIPPGVVVTGNGHGWEMQTYISGEGSPESFEEAKGMLLDALADREVILCLSGGADSTALGCFLNESEISFRAVTFDFGPGYDPAPVAGRRMAEQLGFDHDVVDSPRPLDEGSAERIEELMSQDIVPPYSPTYYVSESYADEEEVFIYGQNADNLSMLKMRNQRTYQSLSEQSVSQMFGSLARFGVNLPFTRNYTENELFRRLYLLLAPRLYRLGRRVRGDDFPEKKYNPRNYHYSEKYSTDPDEAGIFTGLLTSGRPNYVGSELRFNSDVVSEATITELDSSFDIDFIREEIERFLRIDAGTNTYETIRRLMYIMNGQNTLAHLSKFPASTGSPVEAPFSWGPSVSYFLSNENRMDRARHPKKEIYDETRSALNQPYHESIGSLPDRSWSESKRSTLLKRNERLVDPSRSVLLNELGVDSRSIEKLYREVFEAADSPVFTSYPDVYMPIRVLNIELVLSRAYLDI